In Mercurialis annua linkage group LG6, ddMerAnnu1.2, whole genome shotgun sequence, the following are encoded in one genomic region:
- the LOC126685682 gene encoding guanine nucleotide-binding protein subunit gamma 1-like: MDSETASSVDEQVGGGGGGGSVGADTRGRHRILAELKRVEQEIKFYQEEMEELENTENVSSVCAELLRNIQAIPDPLLSETIGPLNPIWDRWFEGPPPDSDGCRCWIL, encoded by the exons ATGGACTCCGAAACGGCGTCGTCTGTGGACGAACAAGTcggtggtggcggtggtggtggttcAGTTGGAGCTGATACGAGAGGGAGACATCGGATTCTTGCTGAACTTAAGCGCGTCGAACAAGAAATTAAATTCTACCAG GAAGAAATGGAGGAGCTAGAGAACACAGAAAATGTGTCATCAGTCTGTGCAGA ATTGCTACGTAATATTCAGGCTATACCAGATCCATTACTCTCAGA AACAATTGGCCCTCTAAACCCGATATGGGATCGATGGTTTGAAGGACCACCCCCGGATTCTGATGGTTGTCGATGCTGGATACTTTGA